From a single Serratia surfactantfaciens genomic region:
- a CDS encoding AraC family transcriptional regulator gives MTHSYAKRFAQVFDYIDRHLDEALTVEKLSEVAHFSRFHFQRQFSAYCGISVWRYIQWMRLKRASYRLAYNPLEPVIDIALDAGFQNPESFSRAFKQAFSQTPSQFRKQPAWIDWQQRFPEPKHKRKQPMKVDIVDFPATQVAMIEHSGPPALVNETAARFIEWRKPSGLSPVRSSRTYGIAPHDPAITEAQDFHFFICGEVTTPIPEDNAFGVVNGTLPAGRCAVLRHHGSLDGLSESAHYLYREWLPASGEELRDFPLYFHYHNFVHEVAEYELVTDLYLPLK, from the coding sequence ATGACCCACTCGTATGCAAAACGCTTTGCGCAGGTCTTTGACTATATCGACCGCCACCTGGACGAGGCGCTCACCGTCGAAAAACTGAGCGAAGTGGCCCATTTTTCGCGCTTTCATTTTCAACGCCAGTTTAGCGCGTATTGTGGCATCTCGGTGTGGCGTTATATTCAGTGGATGAGGCTTAAACGCGCCTCGTACCGCCTGGCGTATAACCCGCTGGAGCCGGTGATTGACATCGCGCTGGACGCCGGTTTTCAGAACCCGGAGTCCTTCAGCCGCGCCTTCAAACAGGCGTTCAGCCAAACGCCGAGCCAGTTTCGCAAACAGCCGGCCTGGATCGATTGGCAACAGCGCTTTCCCGAACCGAAACACAAAAGGAAACAACCCATGAAGGTAGACATTGTCGATTTTCCGGCCACACAGGTGGCGATGATCGAACATAGCGGCCCGCCCGCGCTGGTCAACGAAACCGCCGCACGCTTTATCGAGTGGCGCAAACCCAGCGGCCTGTCGCCGGTCAGAAGCAGCCGCACTTACGGCATCGCGCCGCACGATCCGGCCATCACCGAAGCGCAGGACTTCCACTTCTTCATTTGCGGCGAAGTCACTACGCCGATCCCGGAGGACAACGCCTTCGGCGTGGTGAACGGCACGCTGCCGGCCGGGCGCTGCGCGGTGCTGCGCCATCACGGCTCGCTGGATGGGCTCTCGGAAAGTGCCCACTATCTGTACCGCGAGTGGTTGCCGGCCAGCGGCGAGGAACTGCGCGATTTCCCGCTCTATTTCCACTACCACAACTTCGTGCACGAGGTGGCGGAATATGAACTGGTGACCGATCTTTATCTGCCGCTGAAATAA